The sequence CCACCATCCAGGAGCTCACCGGGGACTACGTCCTCGACCCCGCCCACACCCGGATCGGCTTCGTCGCCCGCCACGCCATGGTGACCAAGGTCCGCGGCGCCTTCCACCAGTTCGAGGGCACCGCCCATCTGGACGGTGGCGATCCGGCCCGCTCCACCGCCCAGGTCGTGGTCAAGACCGAGAGCATCGACACCGGCGTCGAACAGCGCGACCAGCACCTGCGCACCAACGACTTCCTGGACGCTCCCCACTTCCCCGACATCACGTTCCGTACCACTTCGGTCGAGCCTCGCTCCGACTCCGAATACCGCGTCACGGGCGATCTGACCGTCAAGGACACCACCC comes from Streptomyces virginiae and encodes:
- a CDS encoding YceI family protein, producing MTATIQELTGDYVLDPAHTRIGFVARHAMVTKVRGAFHQFEGTAHLDGGDPARSTAQVVVKTESIDTGVEQRDQHLRTNDFLDAPHFPDITFRTTSVEPRSDSEYRVTGDLTVKDTTRPVTIDFEYTGNAVDPYGNLRVGLEGAVTISRKEFGVTWNAALEGGGVLVGDKIVLEFDISAIKQAQ